Proteins found in one Mycoplasmopsis bovigenitalium genomic segment:
- a CDS encoding GA module-containing protein: MKKSVKRTIFNATVISSSAIALGATASAIIGNGLNPRQVNKIIEEINSKRQNVENDIQTLESNKNSVDTLRNAINNSKTKLNEYKTNYEKLDKDEYKNYKRIQQALSKFKTKIEELKTKITQSEETLKTNIDTIDKIVKKAKDTSDQAIEKLNNTSDINFPGLSEANEELQKAMNELKEAKKRAEVMDSKTHIDDLALKAKDVEKAEKHVADLIKTFNEWTNEQRHTAYLEEINKHIKLLNAKINDSAKLNEHLPTISEFIKDFEKKNIVAKDAHNYINSLTEQLPENILNSNNELKQVIANSDTKIEELKAKLSKIKADIDANLNELANKQQSALDKINSTDDFDILVDEYNSSNQRLQNDIKNIEDSINQTKYNDALNQLSKLKTDEQNNSNIALEKLHKNIESTLAHAIYLSPEQVESFKAQIKSEKSVDKLKEIKNDINLTNEKEKVKKQLKDGYELFNNQFKQEAFNKIDQATNKDQIDEIILQINEINTDKQAAKSKINNEFNFLSNEQKHSVINELISASSKEKVKEIIDEAQALQDDKKSKYSQIDNLINLTTSDKQRFLEDIKNANSATKTPNNTPQKVLDKAIELNNGKKSAIDNIQKLESLNSAQKELLEEQINGASTKVEIDQITQKANELDKIKKQVKEHVNSLATQYISEEEKNTLIKKVENINSIESDANNQFNDIKSEADNLNNGKKLLVDEINKLNFNEETKKEFTNKIKESDLDSAKDLKDKISQLNNLKQQVQGVINNPKNFVSDERKQKLTRGLTDAKTKEEITKLRNDATLEKKKHEAIELAKKILKDKPEELKQVTEEINSKDNERSIDAIVSRIKGDKLQSLKLEAESKVEKLEFISENEKQSIIAEIEKVTTDNHNELENIVKRITEKNTEKQNLFDTIKNSELFNKEYFNQNIKKSITDNDEKTAYTKVKDDFVKLENQKRVIKNKFDQSNNNFNSLGTNDVKKLTKELINATTSEQIQKIERDANNLNNFKKDLIDKVNKLSNVNNEKQQAIQKIKDASTREEAQKIYDDLALKSKQNDSTSNIQKHEYLSNNEKSKYIEQIKKANKDKIEQLLQEAKTLNHKKKVQAEKIRNLNNTNSLLKQETKDSAINSIKSTDGEQNAINKYNDVKNIFDKETALFNSINDAKNKNQIPDAAKNQLINKLKENDTEQNIKVVQSEFHKWKENYPKHNAAINSLNNVKKIIEEISREKNDEAIRKHVNNIQEFINQNMLQNNETIDKIIEKNNRLYSNEITSKI, from the coding sequence ATGAAAAAATCAGTTAAACGAACTATATTTAATGCAACAGTTATTTCATCTAGTGCAATTGCACTAGGCGCAACAGCATCTGCAATTATTGGCAATGGTTTAAATCCTAGACAAGTAAACAAAATCATTGAAGAAATCAATTCAAAAAGACAAAATGTTGAAAATGATATTCAAACTCTTGAGTCTAATAAAAACTCAGTTGATACATTGAGAAATGCTATAAATAATTCAAAAACTAAACTAAATGAATATAAGACCAACTATGAAAAATTGGATAAAGATGAATACAAAAACTACAAGAGAATTCAACAAGCATTGTCAAAATTCAAAACTAAGATTGAAGAACTTAAAACTAAAATAACCCAATCAGAAGAAACACTAAAAACCAATATTGATACAATCGATAAAATTGTTAAAAAAGCAAAGGATACTTCTGACCAAGCCATTGAAAAATTAAATAATACTTCAGATATTAATTTTCCCGGATTAAGCGAAGCCAATGAAGAATTGCAAAAAGCAATGAATGAGTTAAAAGAAGCTAAAAAGCGCGCAGAAGTTATGGATTCAAAAACCCATATTGATGATTTAGCATTAAAGGCAAAAGATGTTGAAAAGGCAGAAAAACATGTTGCGGATTTAATCAAAACATTTAATGAATGAACAAATGAACAACGCCACACAGCTTACTTAGAAGAGATAAATAAGCACATTAAACTATTAAATGCAAAAATAAATGATTCCGCAAAACTAAATGAGCATTTACCTACAATATCCGAATTTATTAAAGATTTTGAAAAGAAAAATATTGTAGCCAAAGATGCTCATAATTACATCAATTCTTTAACTGAACAATTACCTGAAAATATTTTAAATTCAAACAATGAATTAAAACAAGTTATAGCAAATTCAGATACTAAAATAGAAGAATTAAAAGCCAAATTAAGCAAAATAAAAGCTGACATTGATGCAAATTTAAATGAATTAGCAAACAAACAACAAAGTGCATTAGACAAAATCAATTCAACAGATGATTTTGATATTTTAGTAGACGAATATAACTCTTCAAATCAAAGATTGCAAAATGATATAAAAAATATTGAAGATAGCATAAATCAAACCAAATATAATGATGCTTTAAATCAACTATCAAAATTAAAAACCGATGAACAAAATAATTCAAATATTGCATTGGAAAAATTACACAAAAATATTGAATCAACACTCGCTCACGCAATATATTTATCACCTGAACAAGTTGAATCATTTAAAGCGCAAATTAAATCTGAAAAATCTGTTGACAAATTAAAAGAAATTAAAAATGATATCAATCTTACAAATGAAAAAGAAAAAGTCAAAAAACAACTAAAAGATGGATATGAATTATTTAATAATCAATTTAAGCAAGAAGCCTTTAATAAAATTGATCAAGCAACAAATAAAGATCAAATTGATGAAATAATTTTACAAATTAATGAAATAAATACTGATAAGCAGGCTGCTAAATCTAAAATTAACAATGAATTTAACTTCTTATCAAATGAGCAAAAACATTCAGTTATTAATGAATTAATTAGTGCATCTTCTAAAGAAAAAGTCAAAGAAATAATAGATGAAGCTCAAGCCTTACAAGATGATAAAAAATCTAAATATTCACAAATTGATAATCTAATAAACTTAACAACTAGTGACAAACAAAGATTTTTAGAAGACATAAAAAATGCAAATAGCGCTACAAAAACCCCAAATAATACTCCACAAAAAGTTCTTGATAAAGCAATTGAATTAAATAATGGCAAAAAATCTGCAATTGATAACATTCAAAAATTAGAAAGCTTAAATAGTGCTCAAAAAGAGCTTCTTGAAGAACAAATAAATGGTGCTTCAACTAAAGTAGAAATTGACCAAATCACACAAAAAGCGAATGAATTAGACAAAATTAAAAAGCAAGTAAAAGAGCACGTAAACTCTTTAGCAACACAATATATTTCGGAAGAAGAAAAAAATACTTTAATCAAAAAAGTTGAAAATATAAACAGCATTGAAAGTGATGCAAATAATCAATTTAATGATATTAAATCTGAAGCTGATAATTTAAATAATGGCAAAAAACTACTAGTTGATGAAATCAATAAATTAAACTTCAATGAAGAAACTAAAAAAGAATTTACTAACAAAATTAAAGAATCTGATTTAGATAGTGCAAAAGATCTAAAAGACAAAATTTCACAATTAAATAACCTAAAACAACAAGTTCAGGGTGTTATTAATAACCCTAAAAACTTTGTTTCAGATGAAAGAAAACAAAAACTTACAAGAGGTCTTACAGACGCTAAAACTAAGGAAGAGATTACGAAGCTTCGTAATGATGCAACATTAGAAAAGAAAAAACACGAAGCTATTGAGTTAGCCAAAAAAATTCTTAAAGATAAACCGGAAGAATTAAAACAAGTAACTGAAGAAATAAATTCAAAAGATAATGAAAGATCAATTGATGCAATTGTTTCAAGAATAAAAGGCGATAAACTTCAATCACTTAAATTAGAAGCAGAATCTAAAGTTGAAAAATTAGAATTCATAAGTGAAAATGAAAAACAAAGCATCATTGCAGAAATTGAAAAAGTAACTACTGATAATCACAATGAACTTGAAAATATAGTAAAAAGAATAACTGAGAAAAACACTGAAAAACAAAATTTGTTTGATACAATTAAAAACTCAGAATTATTCAACAAAGAATACTTTAACCAAAATATTAAAAAATCAATAACTGATAATGATGAAAAAACTGCTTATACAAAAGTAAAAGATGATTTTGTTAAACTTGAAAATCAAAAAAGAGTAATAAAAAACAAATTTGACCAAAGCAACAATAATTTCAATTCATTAGGTACAAATGATGTTAAAAAATTAACAAAAGAACTAATTAACGCTACAACATCAGAACAAATTCAAAAAATTGAACGAGATGCAAATAATTTAAATAACTTTAAGAAAGATTTAATTGATAAAGTAAATAAATTAAGTAATGTTAATAATGAAAAACAACAAGCTATTCAAAAAATTAAAGACGCATCAACACGTGAAGAAGCACAAAAAATTTATGATGATTTAGCTTTAAAATCAAAACAAAATGATTCAACTTCAAACATTCAAAAACATGAATATCTATCAAATAATGAAAAAAGTAAATATATTGAGCAAATTAAGAAAGCAAACAAAGATAAAATTGAGCAATTACTTCAAGAAGCAAAAACATTAAATCATAAGAAAAAAGTTCAAGCGGAAAAAATTAGAAATTTAAACAATACAAATAGTTTATTAAAACAAGAAACAAAAGATAGTGCAATAAACTCAATTAAATCAACGGATGGCGAACAAAATGCTATCAACAAATATAATGACGTAAAAAATATTTTTGATAAGGAAACTGCATTGTTTAATTCAATTAATGATGCTAAAAATAAAAATCAAATACCTGATGCTGCTAAAAACCAGTTGATTAACAAATTAAAAGAGAATGATACAGAGCAAAACATCAAAGTTGTTCAATCTGAATTTCATAAATGAAAAGAAAATTATCCTAAACACAATGCTGCAATTAATTCATTAAATAATGTTAAAAAAATAATAGAAGAGATATCGCGTGAAAAAAATGATGAAGCAATAAGAAAACACGTTAATAATATTCAAGAATTTATCAATCAAAATATGCTACAAAATAATGAAACAATAGATAAAATTATCGAAAAAAATAATAGATTATATAGTAATGAAATCACTTCAAAAATTTAA
- the galE gene encoding UDP-glucose 4-epimerase GalE encodes MTYLLIGGAGYIGSHVAEIINKSKRDKVVIYDNLSTGFREFIESESSFFEGDILDEKSLDTVFLNNNIDVVIYLAGLIKVGESVSEPLRYYETNIQGLVNVLRTMKKHNVNNFVFSSSAAVYGNDSKHGGYFYEDDDKNPCSPYGRTKYFGEQIIQDFAVANKDFRYSFLRYFNVGGASKSKRIGYLTKNGLMPTHIIPSISYYAFGQSKEFKIFGNDYKTPDGTCIRDYVYVVELAELHKLVAEKMVQDNTNLYYNIGSSNGFSNLEIVKTFEKILDRNLGIGYGPRRSGDPDILIAANKKITSELNYQIKSDINEIISSEIEFRKHQLKKD; translated from the coding sequence ATGACGTACTTATTGATTGGCGGTGCTGGATACATAGGTAGCCACGTAGCGGAAATTATCAACAAAAGCAAAAGAGATAAAGTGGTTATTTATGATAATTTATCAACTGGTTTTAGAGAATTTATAGAATCTGAAAGTTCATTTTTCGAAGGTGATATTTTAGATGAAAAATCTTTAGATACTGTGTTTCTAAATAATAATATTGATGTAGTTATTTATTTAGCAGGATTAATTAAAGTTGGCGAAAGTGTTAGTGAACCTTTGAGATACTACGAAACAAATATTCAAGGTCTTGTTAATGTTTTAAGAACAATGAAAAAACACAATGTAAATAATTTTGTTTTTTCTTCATCAGCTGCAGTTTATGGCAATGATTCAAAACATGGTGGATATTTTTATGAAGATGATGATAAAAATCCATGTAGTCCATATGGCAGAACTAAATATTTTGGTGAACAAATAATTCAAGATTTTGCAGTAGCTAATAAGGATTTTAGATATTCATTTTTAAGATATTTCAATGTTGGCGGCGCTTCAAAAAGTAAAAGAATTGGTTATTTAACAAAAAATGGATTAATGCCAACCCACATAATTCCGTCAATCAGTTATTATGCCTTTGGCCAAAGCAAAGAGTTTAAAATTTTTGGAAATGACTATAAAACTCCTGATGGAACATGCATTAGAGACTATGTTTATGTGGTTGAATTAGCGGAATTACACAAGTTAGTTGCTGAAAAAATGGTTCAAGATAATACAAATCTATACTACAACATTGGTAGTTCAAATGGTTTTTCTAACTTAGAAATTGTTAAAACATTTGAAAAAATACTTGATAGAAATTTAGGTATTGGTTATGGCCCAAGAAGAAGCGGTGACCCAGATATTTTAATTGCAGCAAACAAAAAAATTACCAGTGAATTAAATTATCAAATCAAAAGTGACATTAATGAAATAATTTCGAGTGAAATTGAATTTAGAAAACACCAACTAAAAAAGGACTAA
- the glf gene encoding UDP-galactopyranose mutase produces the protein MKIITKLPQNINKYDYLFIGSGLSTATVCATLPADKKILVIEKRPHIAGNIFDYNEKGILVHKYGPHIFHTNDEEVFTFLNKFTKFNSYKNVVEAKIDDNLIPLPININSIKILFPNEAQEFINYLKSQFPNQEKITILELSKLDKFQHIYQTIYNRVFASYTSKMWNKSIEELDASVFARVPIYLSERNTYFTDKFEGLPVEGYTKMVENMMSSNNIEIIFNTNISEVINFQKNSIYIENSKIDIPIINCAPIDEIFGYKFGKLTYRSLNIEFETLGVKTLQKTAVVNYPEHISMTRITEYKNFYPEKNINIQQTIISKEYPGDFDENSQLFSERYYPIPNDISKDQYSKYSLEAQNYPNLYHLGRLAKYEYVNMDQIVRKALDFAKKLDK, from the coding sequence ATGAAAATAATTACTAAATTGCCACAAAACATCAATAAATATGACTATTTATTTATTGGCTCAGGACTAAGTACCGCTACTGTTTGTGCTACTTTGCCGGCTGATAAAAAAATCTTAGTTATTGAAAAAAGACCTCACATTGCCGGAAACATTTTCGATTACAACGAAAAAGGAATTTTAGTACATAAATATGGCCCACATATTTTTCACACAAATGATGAAGAAGTATTTACATTTTTGAATAAATTCACAAAATTTAATTCTTATAAAAATGTAGTTGAGGCCAAAATTGATGATAATTTAATTCCGTTGCCAATTAATATAAATTCAATTAAAATCCTATTTCCAAATGAAGCACAAGAATTCATAAATTATTTAAAATCTCAGTTCCCAAATCAAGAAAAAATTACTATTTTAGAATTGTCGAAATTAGATAAGTTCCAACATATTTATCAAACAATTTACAATCGTGTTTTTGCAAGTTACACTTCAAAAATGTGAAATAAAAGTATTGAAGAACTAGATGCTTCTGTGTTTGCACGGGTGCCAATTTATTTAAGTGAAAGAAACACTTATTTTACTGATAAATTTGAGGGATTACCAGTTGAAGGTTATACAAAGATGGTTGAAAATATGATGTCAAGTAACAATATTGAAATCATATTTAACACCAATATATCCGAAGTAATAAATTTCCAAAAAAATTCAATTTATATTGAAAATAGTAAAATTGATATACCAATAATTAACTGTGCTCCTATCGATGAAATATTTGGATACAAATTCGGTAAATTAACTTATAGATCACTTAATATTGAATTTGAGACACTAGGTGTAAAAACATTACAAAAAACAGCGGTTGTTAACTATCCTGAACACATATCAATGACAAGAATTACTGAATATAAGAATTTTTATCCTGAAAAAAATATTAATATTCAGCAAACCATTATTTCCAAAGAATACCCTGGTGATTTTGATGAAAATTCACAATTATTTTCTGAAAGATATTACCCTATTCCAAATGACATTTCTAAAGATCAATATTCAAAATACTCGTTAGAAGCTCAAAATTATCCTAATCTTTATCACTTAGGTAGACTAGCTAAATATGAGTATGTAAATATGGACCAAATTGTAAGAAAAGCACTAGATTTTGCTAAAAAATTAGACAAGTAA
- a CDS encoding MAG6410 family transglutaminase-related lipoprotein codes for MRKNKIKKMSLSLLSGASIFAAGAFVFSCEVSDNNSKKNSGKITFGVTHGVMVDDDKKTNAAITDIDGNVGIHKVSDTNSNNNDGEEKKHTITTGNLIDNSQGNHTGVIPKTNFDNPNQNDNGTTSNLNVDKQKNGGKTNSTDPFNAKTDKKPNNDQNINENITSSNKTEKDKPAATTTLPISTNSSDENKQISKENENNSADNSANKLSANNKNNQEVRHSKVVDSSFYPTQPTQTFNEISMQEQEIKNKILSTKNLASNFYSHPDFKFKETSSIIKGDGKDAKKLELVDKSGHPVEGVKWFIKAQYPEEKVYSSSEKTPQDVSISITSDGVVTGKEHEQEQRSYQVWAEYKGYLFRTIVRVLSKFEVKALNEETLSIEKVREITKNWHNLSDVIKARNAYDWISKNVKYQERGDLVSDQTAYSCLIENLCVCAGYAKGFQMFMNELNIPSKTIVGALRNEWHIWNLVELEGQWYHVDVTWDANTEFTKYGTKKTRATSYTYFLVNDNDIAPGRKFNNYIPKSLMGEKYRGFQLEGLIKSEEDIRKIVEMQVSAKYNSDSKFVSFVTGNSFTDHAMVERIIKEKTGHDAGEKHTGYRNNFRTLKYKFYIDSSKINNIKTIQLKADNFKNDKSDYIIKVSGVDLPTLTKENIWVKGAYIEKVEQSGNDYLVYLSNFNNFGQSDVELSVYKIGYKFNVDNLGKLSFDVKRHNKPQAKLIGVDENSGILQNLDSGMEYRLGLDEWKDITTNQIELKGIGTKLISIRKKSSKSMMASEIQLIKPQKYSYIDKEVKVYDNKIIGVDSNMEYRLINTRDWQDINSIYLENLKPGTYEVRIKPGENLLASESIKVNIN; via the coding sequence ATGAGAAAAAATAAAATTAAAAAAATGTCTTTAAGTCTTTTGTCAGGTGCATCTATCTTTGCGGCAGGAGCATTTGTTTTTAGTTGTGAAGTGTCTGACAATAATTCTAAAAAAAATAGTGGAAAGATAACATTTGGTGTAACACACGGTGTTATGGTCGATGATGATAAAAAAACAAATGCCGCAATCACTGATATAGATGGAAATGTTGGCATTCATAAAGTATCTGACACTAATAGCAATAATAACGATGGTGAAGAGAAAAAGCACACAATCACAACTGGAAATTTAATAGATAATAGTCAAGGAAATCACACTGGTGTAATACCAAAAACTAATTTTGATAATCCAAACCAAAATGATAATGGGACTACATCTAATTTAAACGTAGACAAACAAAAAAATGGTGGAAAGACTAATTCAACAGACCCTTTTAATGCTAAAACAGACAAAAAACCCAATAATGATCAAAATATTAATGAAAATATAACCAGTTCTAATAAAACCGAAAAAGATAAACCCGCCGCTACAACAACACTGCCAATTTCAACAAACTCTTCTGACGAAAATAAACAAATTTCTAAAGAAAACGAAAATAATTCAGCCGATAATTCTGCAAACAAATTAAGTGCTAATAATAAGAACAATCAAGAAGTTAGACATTCTAAAGTAGTTGATAGTTCATTTTATCCAACTCAACCAACCCAAACATTCAATGAAATTTCTATGCAAGAGCAAGAAATTAAAAATAAAATTTTATCTACAAAAAACTTAGCGTCTAACTTCTATTCACATCCCGACTTTAAATTTAAGGAAACTTCTTCAATTATTAAGGGCGATGGTAAAGACGCTAAAAAGTTGGAATTAGTAGATAAATCTGGACATCCTGTTGAAGGGGTTAAATGATTTATTAAAGCTCAGTATCCTGAAGAAAAAGTTTATTCATCAAGTGAAAAAACACCTCAAGATGTTTCAATAAGCATAACAAGTGACGGGGTTGTTACAGGCAAGGAACATGAGCAGGAACAAAGAAGTTATCAAGTTTGAGCAGAATATAAAGGTTATTTATTTAGAACAATTGTTCGTGTTCTTTCGAAATTTGAAGTTAAAGCATTAAATGAAGAAACATTGTCTATTGAAAAAGTTAGAGAAATTACAAAGAATTGACACAATTTGTCTGATGTTATCAAAGCTCGCAATGCATATGATTGAATTTCTAAAAATGTTAAATACCAAGAACGAGGAGATTTAGTATCTGACCAGACAGCTTACTCATGTTTAATTGAAAACCTTTGTGTTTGTGCGGGTTATGCCAAAGGTTTTCAAATGTTTATGAATGAATTAAATATCCCATCTAAAACAATTGTTGGTGCACTTAGAAATGAGTGGCATATTTGAAACCTTGTTGAGCTTGAAGGTCAGTGGTATCATGTCGATGTTACTTGAGATGCTAATACAGAATTTACTAAATATGGTACTAAAAAAACAAGAGCAACTTCATACACATACTTTTTAGTAAATGATAATGACATTGCACCAGGCAGAAAATTTAATAACTATATCCCTAAATCTTTGATGGGTGAAAAATACAGAGGATTTCAATTAGAAGGCTTAATAAAAAGCGAAGAAGATATCCGCAAAATTGTTGAAATGCAAGTGAGTGCAAAATATAATTCTGATTCAAAATTTGTAAGTTTTGTTACTGGTAACTCATTCACTGATCATGCAATGGTAGAAAGAATTATTAAAGAGAAAACAGGACATGATGCTGGTGAAAAACATACAGGGTATAGAAATAATTTCAGAACTTTAAAATATAAATTTTATATTGATTCGAGCAAAATTAATAACATAAAAACAATTCAACTGAAAGCAGATAATTTTAAAAATGATAAAAGTGACTATATTATTAAAGTTTCTGGCGTTGATCTTCCTACTTTAACAAAAGAAAATATTTGAGTTAAAGGCGCCTATATTGAAAAAGTTGAACAATCTGGCAATGATTATTTAGTTTATTTATCAAATTTCAATAATTTTGGCCAATCTGATGTTGAATTATCCGTTTATAAAATAGGATATAAATTTAATGTAGATAATTTAGGAAAGTTAAGTTTTGACGTTAAGCGGCACAATAAACCTCAAGCAAAACTTATTGGAGTTGATGAGAATTCCGGTATTTTACAAAACTTAGATTCAGGTATGGAATATCGTTTAGGTTTAGACGAATGAAAAGATATAACAACTAATCAAATTGAGTTAAAGGGTATTGGGACTAAATTAATTTCAATAAGAAAAAAATCATCAAAATCAATGATGGCTTCTGAAATTCAACTTATAAAACCACAAAAATATTCATATATTGATAAAGAAGTAAAAGTTTATGATAATAAAATTATTGGTGTTGATAGCAATATGGAATATCGTTTAATAAACACTCGTGACTGACAAGATATTAATTCAATTTATCTTGAAAACTTAAAACCAGGAACTTATGAAGTAAGAATTAAACCCGGCGAAAATCTTCTGGCTTCTGAATCAATTAAAGTGAATATTAATTAG
- a CDS encoding ABC transporter ATP-binding protein encodes MKKQTKFGSTLGLIKLVGKYSQKSAWLFFFGILTTIFNSVTYIIGIILSGQIVSKTLTKNVFEQKEAFDDKTFLILIIIMLASFILYAILRSLEFRIYIVVSYSTAMNMRKIAMQKLLKMPISYYDKNKAGNLISTLVNDINNICGTLSQLLLQTFSNIAHLIITVIMMFVYSTNITLIVILTTFALFSIGLVMIKKSRPYVKKVWDDFGDLNAYVEESVKNMKITKTFGRQQNSEQKFNKIALDIKNHAFVADLYTQMFIPWFIMCTNLVVLIATALALWFKNASIPLFGAITKVPDVGFVIAYVGLLHNVTGALQGIIMTIFNSQNGVISTARINDILKLKEPDTSHETTELNNVKGHIIFNNVSFRYDTTKENWQLKNASFEALPGQTIALVGPTGAGKTTVINLLSKFYDYEKGSITIDGNELKNINKNSLNKSMAVVLQDSFMFKDTVMNNIMIGNQNAKEHQVYESTSLVSAHDLVLRLEKGYQTLLQNNDSLLSKGEKQLLSISRAILGDKKILILDEATSNIDTNTEKVIQDALANSIMKNKTSVVIAHRLSTIKNADLILFIDNGEIVERGNHESLLALQGRYAKLYKSQFD; translated from the coding sequence ATGAAAAAACAAACAAAGTTTGGCTCAACACTCGGCCTTATTAAACTTGTTGGTAAATATTCGCAAAAAAGCGCCTGATTATTCTTTTTTGGTATTCTAACAACAATTTTTAACTCAGTTACATATATTATTGGAATTATTTTAAGTGGCCAAATTGTTTCAAAAACATTGACAAAAAATGTTTTTGAGCAAAAAGAAGCATTTGACGACAAAACATTTTTAATATTAATAATAATTATGTTGGCTTCATTTATTTTGTATGCAATATTAAGAAGTCTAGAATTCCGAATTTATATTGTTGTTAGTTATTCTACAGCTATGAATATGAGAAAAATTGCAATGCAAAAATTGTTGAAAATGCCTATTTCCTATTATGATAAAAATAAAGCAGGAAATTTAATATCAACCTTAGTTAACGATATAAATAATATTTGTGGCACACTAAGTCAATTGCTTTTACAAACTTTTTCAAATATTGCTCACCTAATAATCACTGTAATAATGATGTTTGTTTATAGCACAAATATCACACTAATTGTAATTTTAACTACTTTCGCATTGTTCTCAATCGGGCTTGTAATGATTAAAAAATCACGTCCATATGTTAAAAAGGTTTGAGACGATTTTGGTGATTTAAATGCATATGTAGAAGAATCAGTCAAAAACATGAAAATCACAAAAACATTCGGCAGACAACAAAATTCTGAACAAAAATTCAATAAAATCGCTTTAGATATCAAAAATCATGCCTTTGTAGCCGACTTATACACACAAATGTTTATACCTTGATTTATTATGTGTACAAACCTTGTTGTATTGATTGCAACCGCATTAGCATTATGATTCAAAAATGCATCAATTCCACTATTTGGAGCAATAACAAAAGTTCCAGATGTTGGATTTGTTATTGCATATGTCGGACTTCTTCATAATGTTACCGGTGCATTACAAGGTATTATTATGACAATTTTTAACTCACAAAATGGTGTTATTTCTACTGCTAGAATTAATGACATTTTGAAACTTAAAGAACCCGATACCTCACATGAAACTACTGAATTAAACAATGTGAAAGGCCACATTATATTCAATAATGTAAGTTTTAGATACGATACAACGAAAGAAAACTGGCAACTTAAAAACGCTTCTTTTGAGGCACTTCCAGGCCAAACTATTGCCCTTGTTGGGCCAACAGGCGCAGGAAAAACAACAGTCATTAATTTATTAAGTAAATTCTATGACTATGAAAAAGGTTCAATCACTATTGATGGAAATGAGTTAAAAAACATTAACAAAAATAGTTTGAATAAATCAATGGCTGTTGTTCTTCAAGACTCATTCATGTTTAAAGACACAGTCATGAACAACATTATGATTGGTAATCAAAATGCCAAAGAACACCAAGTTTATGAATCAACATCACTAGTTTCCGCTCACGATTTAGTTTTAAGACTTGAAAAAGGATACCAAACATTATTACAAAACAATGACTCACTTCTTTCAAAAGGTGAAAAACAATTACTTTCAATTTCTAGAGCAATTTTAGGCGATAAAAAAATATTAATACTTGATGAAGCCACATCAAATATTGACACAAATACTGAAAAAGTTATACAAGATGCATTAGCAAATTCAATAATGAAAAACAAAACCAGTGTTGTTATCGCCCATAGATTAAGTACAATCAAAAACGCTGATTTAATTTTATTTATTGATAATGGCGAAATTGTTGAACGCGGAAATCATGAATCATTGCTTGCCTTGCAAGGCCGCTATGCAAAACTTTATAAATCACAATTTGACTAG